Genomic segment of Drosophila ananassae strain 14024-0371.13 chromosome 2L, ASM1763931v2, whole genome shotgun sequence:
TGCACAGATGTGTCGGACACGAATTTTACGTACATCGAATTGCCACTTGACCTGAAAGGGGCGCCGAACAAAAGGCACGGATAGAAATGGAGAATGGTCCTTCTCTTCAGAGATATACTCACTTCATGTTTGGCGGCGGCTTGTAGCCGCAGAAAACGCCAATTAGTGGCGCATCCTGGGCAGGACCGTCCCGTATCTCAACATAGTCGTACACACAGCTGTCGTGGTTCTCCACCTCGAAGGACTGGAATTTGAGCGCCACCTGGTAGCCCTTGGGCACAGTTATTTTCCAAACGCATTCCTTGTTGGGCAGATAGTCCAGCGGGTAGTTGGGCGACTCTAAACGGCCCTCGGAATCGTCCACTGACATCTCCCCGCCACAAACAACTGCCAAAATGGAATTCCATGTACTCACAATGATTCCCAGGCATCCCCACTCTGTCACTTACCATCGAATTCAGCCTTGAATCCCCTGAAGCCTTCGCTCCGGTGGGCATTGACATAGGTGAGCAGCATGCGACTGGACTCGGTGCGGATGACATCGTTGGCCACCTTGCCACAGAAGCGTCCGATGAGCGGGGACTTGGCAAAGTATCCATCTCGGATCTCCAGGTAGTCTGTTTCGCAATTGTTCGATTTGAAAATGTTCTgggaaatatttgtaattatagaacaacaaaaataataaattaaccAGTGGGTATACCATATTTTCCAGCTTCAGGACCACTCGTTCGCCATGCGTGGCTGTTATCCGCCACTCGCAGTGCTCCGTCTCGTTGGTTAAAGCTCCGGCCGTATAGTAAGATGGGGCGGCGAAGATGCCCGTGCTCTCCTGGAAGGTTCGACCGCATTTGGGACACTTATAGAGCCGATTGGCCTGTGCAATATCTCCCTGGCTGAGACGCAATCTTTGACCGATCTCGGGACGTTTGCGGTCCTTCATCTCGATGGGCAGAATGGTGTCTAGGTAGGTGCCCTTGGAGAAAGTGTTTCGCGCATAGTGCATAATCGAATCGTAGTCATAGGCCATGCCCAGCGAGTCCACCTCGTCCGGTGACAGCATATTGAAATTGTACTCCTGGCCCTTCATTATATTGTTGTGTTCGATCGTGACGTGCTTTTCCCGATCCGGACGGGTGTGCTCGTGCCAGAATCCCACGACATGGCCCAGTTCATGCACCACTATTCCAAATTTATCGCAATTACGGCCAATGGAGATGGCCTGTGGACCATTGCCACGTTTTCCCACAAATGAGCAGCaactaaaataattttaagtaataaataattaaaagtctGCCTATGGTTTTGGGGGAGGGAACTGAAAGCACCAAACAAGTTTCAAAAAAACTACTTTAATTAACTCACCCGCAGCTGCGCACTGTAAAGACAATGTAGTTGGGATGGATTTCCGGATTACGCTCCACAAACTTGATGCATGTGGAGTTCTCCCAGTGGCGCATGGCCTGCTTGAAGAGGGCCTTGTGCATGCCACTGAAGTTGCCGTCAATCTCGTAGGGAATCACACCATAGTCCCAAATACGCTCCTTTTTGGCGGTGACAGCGCGGGCCACCCGATGACGATGTTGCTCCTCCGCCGCCTCATCCTTCGGTGGGCTGTGAAATGAGAGTGGCAAGTATTAGGTACGGATGATTCTGCATCAAGTGTGTGTGGATGGGGGGTTGAGTTGGGGGGGTTTCGACAAAAACTTTCCacgtggcgtatgcgtaattttAATTGCCAACAGTTTTCCATACATTTTTCACTGTTGTTGTTCGGCCCAACTTTTGGCACGCGAATTTCTattaaaattcataacttttaACATGCACAAGTGctcacacacactcccacacACAGCGGCAGAATGAGTAGTGTTTAAGTGTGGGTGCGAGTGTGTGCTTGTGTCTGCAGGGCTTGCCAAAATGGCTGCTGTTTGTTTAAAGtttatgccaaaaaaaaaaaaacaaaacaaaaatacatgAATGAAAATGGCCAGCAATTTACAGCGGGACAGGAAATGGCAACGGAAACGGATGTGGCCGTGGCTTTTCGCAACGGATGAGGGTCGGGAGGAGTGGTAGTGGAAGGCGGCTGTGGCGGAGGCTACGGTAGGGATTAACAAACTTACTCCACTTTTGGCAAATCCATTTCAGGCACGGCATGCTGGGCCGATTGATTGAATCCTGACGGGGGAGAGTGGTTCAAATAGTGCGTTGTGCCCTGGCCCTTTCGACGATGCTGCCGATGCGAACGATGCTTCTTGCGCGGCTGgttctgttggtggtggtgttgtTGCAGCTGCTGAGTGTGGTGGTACTGGTGTTGGCGGTGGTGGTGATTCCCCTCCCCCACAGGGCGGCTAAGCTCTTCGCGCAACCGTTGCAGCTTGGCCTCGTGCTCGGCGTGATGGTTGCTCCGCCTGCGATTGAGAATTTAAGTTCAATTACAAGATTCATTTAAGCACTGGAATAGGGTAAAAGAAGGATTATAATAGCCAGGACTCACCTCTGCTTGGGACCCCTTCGGTGGCGCCTCCTTACCACACCCCGTGAATGCAAGAAGTCCACCTcatcgtcgatctgcatcccaTTGCCCCCCGCATTGCTGTACACATTGGGCAGGGTGGAACGTTGCTCCGGCAGGGAGGTGGGAACGATGAGGGACTGGCGTCGGTCCGACACAAAGTTGTTGCCGGAGTCGTCCTCAATGTCCTTGTTGTCGGATTGAATCTTTCGCAGGTCGACGTTGCGGTGGTACGTCTGTGTCTTGTTGCTGGACTTGTCGCTAATCTCGACCAGTGTCAGCCTGGCTGCCTTGGGTGGATTGTGACGCCTCTCCAACGGGGGGATCACCTCGTTCTTGTAGCTGGCAGGCTGGGCATAATCCGAGGGGGACTGGGACCCGGGCTTCACAGGTTCATTAGCACTCTGGAGATTAGGTAAAGAGTCCTTGAATCAGATATTCAGTGCTTGTTCAAACAAAATGTAAGCATGTTGTACATTGCATTTCGAGTGGCTGCCACGAATGCCAATTAGCAAATTGAACTTGTaatttcagtaattggcaTTTAATTGGTTATTTTTACGAAATAAGTAATCAAATACCTTTCTAAAGCAAAAATTTTCATAATTGGAAAACTACGAAACTCTACCCTggtaaacaaatattttatcctttttgttAACTGACCTGACTTTGTGGTTGACCCGGTCCGGCCGTGAGATTCACAGGACTTGCACTGGGCAGCTTCGTCTTTTTGCGGATGATGTCGGTGAGACCCTCCTCCTCCACTTGCAAGCCTTCGTGGTAAACCTCCTGTTTAAGCTTCTCCAGATCCTGCTGGAAGGTGGCATTGAACTTGATCCTTGGGCCACGGACTGTGGCGGACGCAGCCGGTCCCGATGCTGGAGCATCAGCCAGCAGCTGCTCGACCTCCTGGCGCTCCTTCTCCTCGTCGTCGACGGGTGTGCGGGCTACCACCGGGAAGGTTTCACCCTCCGGCAGGGCTATGTCACCCATGAAACCGCCTGAAAGCACACAGATAAAACAGCTTAAATTAGGGGCATTATGGGCGGCAGCAGCCATAACttacaaattgtttttaattataagCGACAAGGCGAAAAGcgtataaatttttattttaattgaaatttcatGTGGCTCTGCGCCCAGACGGTTGGCTGGTTAGCTGGCCAGTCGATGTTCCCTGCTGGTAATTTATAATTCGCACTGACAACGTACCCCGGTCACGGACATGGAGATATAAAGCCATGCCCGTGGCCTGCTGCTCTGACAGTTATTTCGCCAGGCGGTTGGATAGACACACTCTGCATATCCATTTAATCAGTGCATCAACGGGCAGAGGACAACGGATAGCGGATACTGCCGGAATGCGGGACAGCCAGACTGCCGGACTGCCGGGCAGTTGATGCTTTTGTTTTCCCAAGCTTCCAAACTCGCTCCacgcggcgtatacgcaatgttaCAATGAGTATGCGGCGTATGAGAGTGTGTGTCGTATGGCCCACATGTGGCCACCACTGGCCAGCAGGAGCAACAACGATAACAGTTAacaagaaaaatatgaaattgtTTCACTGTCCGCCCCAGACATgttaaacaaaattaattaagtGCGTTTACACATTGCAAAAAAATGGAGATGAAAAAGCAAGCAAATCAGACATTTAACTGAAAGGCCGAAGACCACAGACCCTCTTAAAACAATATAAAGCCATATCCCAgagtgaatattttttaaatgaatcATTTTAGACCGTCCTTAGGAAGGATAAGCATCAATCTTTATTTTTCATGGAAAAACTCCGACAGGCGGAACACTCCTATCTCAGCCATGGCTAGAGCAATTCATTTACCTATAAAAACTGTCTGAGTGCCGGAGCTTGGATGGTCGGAGGGCAGAGCTTAATtcaaacataaataaaataaaattgcattCGTGCTATTTACACGGCAGATGCACAGTGAAGCCCACTCGAGTGGATCAGACCAGCCAGTCCGTGATAGAACGGCATTAATGTTAACGCCTTTTGACTTCTCGAGGCCGCTCACCGTGCCCCACATTCTCATCTGTAGATGCTTCCGCTTTCGCCTTCCCTACCAGCAACGAGTTGCTCCGACTTCGACTCCAACCCAGactcccaatcccaatccgaATACAAGTCCCAGTTCCGGGTAAGCTATGGGAAAATGCAGATACGGTAGCTGGCAATTCGATTATTCCAACTGCTGGAAGGGAACCAATCATCTTTGGATGCTAACTTGTTGGCAAGTAGGTCAGAACAAGTGGGAATTGGCCGTAAAATCCATATATACTCTTAAGCACTTGGCCGGCACAGCCCTCTGGGTAATAATCATGGATATGTGTGACACTCGAAAAGGTAATTAAAAGTATACAGAAGTTTTAAAGTGTTATAATTTCTGTATTCAAGTGCTATAgagtttttacatttttcgcAGGGAATGTAGGTCCTCACTGTGCTATTTTTGATCCGATAtagcaaataaaatatttaccaGAAGAAAAAGGTGGAGATAGATTCCCCATCAGATTCCCCATCAGTCATTtaccaaaaaaccaaaagttCATATGAATGCAATCCagtatccaaaaaatattttgtaaaatgaAACAACGCAGGTATTTTCcatttgaaaatgaaaaatcatTTAGGAGGATGTCTTTTTCTCAAACCTGAAATCAAAATCCAATGAAGTACTATCTGCCAGATTCGACAACTATTCGAATGCTGcaaattttgaattaaatcATACGTCAGAATAAATCTCACATTTATATCTGATCCGTACGAGTACCACCACCTCCGGGCCGGCGCCCTTTGTTTTTGCTGCAATTGCTGCATGTTGACTTTGAAAATATATCGTATTTACATTTGATTTAACAGTCAAACAAATTTCTAGAATTGCgcaaatatttacatacaCAATCTGAAAATCTGCACAGCACAGCAAACACGTGTGCCCTGTTGtggattaaaaatatatacatacatatgtgttGTACTCTTGCCATGCTTGCTGTGCACatatgaaatttaaatttaaaacacaGCAGCCCGCGCACGCCCCACATGGCGTATGATTGATTTGGCTCGTCTCCCTCTAAGGGAGGACTTCCAGCTTAAAGTAAGTAAAAAGCAACTCAAGCAATGCACGTACCCAGTTGGAATTTAATTCCGTTAACATTCACCAGACTCCAAGGAGCAAATACGGACGTGGAggcagcaataaaaagacGCTGCACTTTTCGAGGCACAGCAGGCGAGATAACTTGCCGCATAATGCGTCACAAAGCCGACGCAGGAGTCCAAAGCTGTTATCGCTCTGTCCACCTACACAAGCGAATGCTAGCGGAGTGTTAACAGGTCAAAGGAGACTAAAACGGAGTGGTAATGGGAAGTGGAATTGAAAAGGACGGCATCCAATGTGCGTAGAGGTTCGTCTGAAATTTCATTACATTTACGTTAAATGCCTTTGGCCGGTCGTCCGTTTCATTCAGTCTGACTGGCAGACAAACAGTTGGCACAAGTGaaagtaattaaatttttgagcgTTGCCAGCTCCGCAGACGCTGCATCTTCCACCCACGATGTTCAAGCCCTGTCCGAGATCCTTTCCACTCCTCCTCATCCTTATCATTCACACTAACGAACTGACACACGAAACGTGATGCTTTAGAGGGGATTTCGAGTTTCAAACTCTGCTTCCACTGACCAGTCAGTGGAACCCGTAACCCTTTAATGGCGGCCACAAAAATGTTGGGTCGTCGCTCCATGCTCTCCTCTAAATACGTACCGCCCAtgcggcgtatgcgtaatgtggCAACAAGGATGCACAGTTTATGAGCTTCGCCCGGATCCGCGCTCGCTCTGTGAATacaagtttaattaaaaataaaacccaacTAACTCCAGCTCCACCTCCTTGGGCACATCTGATTATTCGCTCCGGGGGCAAAGCTTTATACGTGCGACACAGAAACAACACACAAAACGGCGGCAATGGCAACCGCAGCAGACACGAGGAGGCAGCTGCGGCCCAACACACTAGTTGCCGCACTTAACGCATTGCCAGCAATATGGTGGATGCTAGATGGACGATGGACGATGGACGAGGGAAGCTGGACCATTTTGTGGGTCAAAAGCAAATAATTGAAGAGAGCACGTTGGGCTGCCCGACAACTGATTGCCATTGTTGGGGTCAGGCGGGTCAGTCGCATTcattttacctttttttttttcttgtccAACCAAACCCCTCTGTACATTTTGGgctctttttttgttatttatggATTCTGTGCTCTTTTGCGGATGTCAATACTGAGCCAGCCGGTTGCTGtgtcataaaataaaatacgagTATGTGCGCAAATAAAACACAGGCgattaaacaacaaaaatgtgtGCGAAGCACAGAAAGGATTTTGGCTCGTCGATTAAACGAGAAAAAGTATTAATTGGTCAACGGTATTTGGTCTTCATAAACTGGACTTTTCAGAACAAATTCGACGAGTTCTTAAAATCGATTCTTCTTTTCAttcttcaattttaaataatttgtgcAATTGAGTAATAATTATATTAGGAATTACGGATAAAGATTTAATTGTAAACTGTTTCAACTGTGTCCATGCTAGGGATTATTAGTTTGCTTTTAGTAAGGacgatataaatatttaactagtttccattaaataaaaataatcttcTTAGCAGCTACTTTTATCGAGACAAATTGTGCTCTCGTGAGGACTTTATCCGGAGGATAAGTGACCTGCTCTCGATCTAGTGCCCTTGTCGGACCAACTGGCTGACTGACTAACATCTTTGGCTTTTAAATCGCTGGCAGCATTTTGAATATCGCTGTAATTATGCATAATCTGCTATGGGTGTGTGCATGTTTACAGAACTTATGGGGCATGTGGGAAGCGGAAATGCATACACACATGCATGCCCATATACATGTGCATATTGCAGGGAGCCTGTTTGCGAGTGTGCGTTTGTGTTTGTACGGGTGATTCCCCCGTTCGCTTAGGGCGGTGTGTGCGTATTAATTACCGTAGCCATAAcaatgaaattcaatttgttggCCACGCCCCGCGGACACGTTAAATGGACGGACACACAAATTCATCATGCCGGGAATTATGTTTTGATAAGCGGCCGACGAGCAAACGAGCCATAAACCGTCGGATGGCCGGATGGATATTCAGGCGTTGCCTAAATTAAAGATGAAATCAAGGCAAATAAAGGCCGACAAATAAACCAAACATACAGACACATACTCTTACACACTAGATGAATCGCATACGGATgcagacggacagacaaaCAGAACGGAAGGAAGGAAGGATGAGCAAAAGGCGAGGTCTTGGCAGAAGGGGTACAGGGAATAGGGGCACGAGTAGGAATATATGGTTGGACAAACTAATCCGGCGGCAGCCGAGATTGCATGAAGACCTTAACCATTAGCCGGCTGGCCAAAAGCAGCATTGTGAATTCTACTGCGAATAGTTCCGGCTCTAGTTTGGCCCGAACTGCCAGGctcggcccggcccggcccggcccggcccggccggCCATGATGGTGACGAGTGACCCGGCAAGCGATTTTGGATTTGTGCACGATTTAGGCTCTagctttgtttgctttttatgaGAGCGTGTCTGCTGTGAGTGGGATTTtcgtttgtttatttatacGTGGAGGCCACGAGCGGGATGGGAAAAACTTTCCGTCGGAACGGTAACTTGGGGGCAAGTGCGGTGCGCTTCAATGGAGTGGCAAAGCATTCGATAAGCGAATCAAACCATCTTTGTCAAATGTATCTATGATGAGGGTGGTAATCATCAGTCAGGGGAGACAACAAGCGAATTAAAAATGGAGCCAAATGAAATGGAAGTATCTTCTGTTAAAGTTAAGAGATAGAGAAAGTTAACTTGCTCTATTGTGGTTTTAAAACTCAGTTTAGAACTTGATagggaaatattattttttaaacaagaaCCTTTTCATTTGTAGTGTATTTGGACAATGAAACAGAGCTGGCTTATAAAAACCACTGATGGCCATGTGCACTCGTGTCCATGGCCATAAGACCCCTGCCCCATCAGAGCTCCGCAATTCCCCCAGATCCTCTTAGCGGGCCAAAATCGCAGATAGAACTTGAGGGCAAACAATAGCGGGCCAATGTTTGAGTTCCCGCAACAGATTTATGATGGACAACTGCGTCGAAATATTTATGCAGCTGTGTGGGGAGCGACCGCGTGTTGCACTCCGTATTCCGCACTCTCAGCCACGGCCACTGTTCACCTACGGCTGCTGATATATGGGTGTATGGGTATGAGCAGCAGAGTAGCATctataaaaactattttccaTTGCAGCCGTACAAACAAACGAGTGCAAAAACTGCGGTGAACATGCTCGGACAGTGCAGCTCGTTGGCACAAAGAATTTTTAGCACAAGTTTTGGCTTGGAGCGCGCCAATAGGAgatagaaaaatatatttttgggtGTGCAGTTTTTCAATTCGAGATGGGGCTCATAACGcccaaacagaaaaaaaagaaactgaaCCACCCGTGGGCTTTTTTGTATGATGTGTGAATCCGAGAATTGAATGTGCAGTTCACCTACTCAACGCTTGCTGGCACTTTATTACTTCAGCAATTCTGCTGCCGGTTCAATAAACTCTCGATGCAGCCACACCCACAGAGACCTCTCACCCCTTTGTGGCGCGGCTCCTTTCACTTAGATGCGTTTTGTTCACCCAGAAGCACCCGCCATTCCAAGCGACAGCTTCCGACCCGGCGTTTGGCAGTTGCATCTGATAATTGTGCCATCAGCAGTGCCACCATAGAAGTTGTGTCGGTGTCGCGTTTATTTTCGTACATTTTCGCACATCCAAAATAAATGATGCCAAATTAAATGCAGACTGTTTGTTGCAGCACAGACTGTTCCAGATAAAGAGAAAGTCCTACATTctatataaaatgtttaaaaatcaTATGGTATACCTTAAATCTTCGTATCACagattttgttttaaatttttcatcaAGAAAATGTAATAATAATCCTATTATTTATACATTTGCATGGGTTTCTCATTTTAAATCTGTGATTTTCGAACAATCCAATTGGTAACCAATTTTTTGATGTATTTTGTCTGTTCATGTGCATGCACTCATAATactaatgaaaaaatatatgttttcaAATACACAGGAAAATCGTATAAAGGACTGAACCGCTGCAAATGAAGCTCTATGCACGCTTGACTGGGTTTTTTCTCAATTGGGTTTTTGCTTTGGCATATGAATTGAATATGGGATTCTTGGCATTTGCTTGGGTATGACCCTGCAAAAAAATTGCTGggcacaaaataaaataaacaaaatggatGGAGAACGCATCCAATTTGTCTTTGGTCTGTCGCTCTGACTCCAAGCTCATGCTGAGAGGAGCTCAGCCCAGCATGGAGCTTAAGGAATATGAAAAACTGAAATGCCAATCACAAATTGAACCTAGATCCAGATTGGGGGTCATTGGTAACTGggtgatatttttttaaattcactCGTTCTTTGGACTCCCATTGGGATATGGGATCTGGGACAAACATTTCGCtggcaaaacaattaaaatcacatttacaaatttaaaatgcgatttgcataaattacgCCGCTCCCACAGCTGCAGGCGCTCACAGCCAGACATATGGAACACGgaatatatagatatatgcTTGTATGCACATATGTACACGTCCTATATGGCTAAAATTTATGTATGTGGCGAAACATAAGCTTCATTTTGTGGCATTATCTGAGCAGCTTTTGAGCTTGTTTGTGTTGCCTGCTTATTTATGccaatttgcataaacaatgaTTGCAGCATACCGTTCGCAGTCAGTCGACGATAACAAATTCTGGCAAACAGGTTGCTCAGACACATggcatttgttttgggttCTGTTCGTATGAGGGCAGTCAGCATCCAGAGACACTTGCTTTGTGTTTGTTCAGCCCATCACCCACACAGCGCGGATAAGTATGCTCCGAAAAGTTTCGAGATGCAACTGAGCTGAGCAGCTGAATGTATTTTGAGCTCGCCATTTGCAACACATGCCACGCACACACTAGCAATCGCACATAATTCCCCTTTTGGGCGGCCTGTCATTCTTGTTGGCATTAATTAATTATGTAAACAGTTTAAATgcaagtttattttatttacacgTGTTTCTGGTTGCTGTCCGGGCGTGCCATTTCAATAAATGCAATTTAATGCAGCTGCAAACGCAAGAGTATCAGTCGGAATTTGTAAATGCCAGTTACGGTGAGTAACAGCAATATAACTGTCAGGTGGGCCACATCCTGGCAGAGCCAGAGGAAAGATAGAGCAGTCAATAGCATCGAAAATTCCCTCCCTTCAGAGGATAAATAAGAGTCTCAGCATCAGCCGCCTCTTACTGTCGGCACTTCCGATTTTCTAACATTTCCGCAGCTCCCCTTCCTTCCGCTGCTTTCAATTTCTCCTGCAAAGGATTTGCCTTTTGAAATCCGCCAACAGTGGAAAGCATTTCGAGTCTGTCATCGCCCACACAATGGAGTGAGTTTcataaaatgtatataaatcTATTGTCAGAATTCGAATTCCGGGAAGCTGACAGCTGAAATAAGGTCAATGACTGGACAAATGGcaacaaattattttacataaacgagaactatttttttggcgTGGGTCGAcgggaaattaaattaatttatgatTACATGTATATATTTTCGAGCACACGAGTTTCAAGCAAAGTTAAGTGTTAAATAGATGCGGTTTTTAATTAAGGGCATACAAAGCCCTATTGCCGAAAAGTTTGCCATCCCTCCAGCTGGTTTTATGTGGCTTTGTAAGCAGATCCTGTTGGCTGTGTTGCGGCAAGCATCCCAAAAATCCACTCCCACTTCTTTACTCCCTTCAGAAATAGGAAAAGCAAGCAcaacagcaggagcagcaacaaACTAACTCAATTCGTCTGCATACAATGCCGCCAAAAGTGCGAATTGTAAATAGTTTCTGGCATCAGGATCTGGCTTAGCGATGGACTTTTTAAGAACCCTGCAGGGCACTTAGGAGGTGTAGGGAAAGCCAGTCAAAGGATTGTTTTTAGATATATACTGCACTATGAAAAAATCTCGTAAAAAAACATTAGGCTTTTTCAGTTATTCTTCTTCAAGATTTAAAGACTCATTGTGAATAACTATAGAACTATTAAGCGCCTTCTTTCAAATCTTTTGAATCGGAAAATATGCCTGTCAGCCTCTGGGCTTGAGGACTATTTTTtaatccttctaactttaaattCTAGATATTTCTTCATTGAGTAAATAACACTTAGaataatatttcttttaatattttcactATGAATATGTTAGGAATTATTCCAAGTACATTTTATGTCTTTATAGTTTAAACTTCTAGCTTTTTTCTGCACATTTCCCTCGCCAGTTTATCATCCACCCATGTTTTGGGTGGCACTGCCAGGTAACACGACCTGGTGTGCACTTCCATCTCTATGTTAGCCTTGCATCCTACTGAAATACATGCGATGGCTTCGGAAAGCCTTTTTATTTCAGAGCGGCAGAGAGTTAACGGCGCTAGTTTGTTGCCATTTCAGCCTTGCCGCCGCAGGATCAATGTGGATGTGGTTGCGAGTGTGTATGGTGGGAGGTTGCATGGTGGGAAATTATTTGCAGTCACTTGGGCAGGTTGTTGAAGTTTGCCAGCATTGTGCCTTCCAGGCCACTTGAAGCCGTCGCGCCTCCAACTACGGCTGACATTTTGGTCGCTCCGGCTTTGCGGTTGTTATTGTGATGCTGTTGTCATCATTACTGTCGTCATCTTTGCCTAGTTGGCTGCTCCACGGCACTCCACCAGGCTCCTGTCTGAcgtggtttggtttggtttgtgTTCGGA
This window contains:
- the LOC6500010 gene encoding dorsal-ventral patterning protein tolloid, giving the protein MRRRRGINPGVSYTNCALLVATGLLVLISVHAKSPRPSGSNGDQAGAALPVASADAAAPSAQRPDHDDLQQLAGQSKEDVGGDEDARAMHHHRRRLFDEYLGTIRRLRRPYRSKYTIEELMRLQVSPKVSGDIDMDPCKAGGFMGDIALPEGETFPVVARTPVDDEEKERQEVEQLLADAPASGPAASATVRGPRIKFNATFQQDLEKLKQEVYHEGLQVEEEGLTDIIRKKTKLPSASPVNLTAGPGQPQSQSANEPVKPGSQSPSDYAQPASYKNEVIPPLERRHNPPKAARLTLVEISDKSSNKTQTYHRNVDLRKIQSDNKDIEDDSGNNFVSDRRQSLIVPTSLPEQRSTLPNVYSNAGGNGMQIDDEVDFLHSRGVVRRRHRRGPKQRRSNHHAEHEAKLQRLREELSRPVGEGNHHHRQHQYHHTQQLQQHHHQQNQPRKKHRSHRQHRRKGQGTTHYLNHSPPSGFNQSAQHAVPEMDLPKVDPPKDEAAEEQHRHRVARAVTAKKERIWDYGVIPYEIDGNFSGMHKALFKQAMRHWENSTCIKFVERNPEIHPNYIVFTVRSCGCCSFVGKRGNGPQAISIGRNCDKFGIVVHELGHVVGFWHEHTRPDREKHVTIEHNNIMKGQEYNFNMLSPDEVDSLGMAYDYDSIMHYARNTFSKGTYLDTILPIEMKDRKRPEIGQRLRLSQGDIAQANRLYKCPKCGRTFQESTGIFAAPSYYTAGALTNETEHCEWRITATHGERVVLKLENMNIFKSNNCETDYLEIRDGYFAKSPLIGRFCGKVANDVIRTESSRMLLTYVNAHRSEGFRGFKAEFDVVCGGEMSVDDSEGRLESPNYPLDYLPNKECVWKITVPKGYQVALKFQSFEVENHDSCVYDYVEIRDGPAQDAPLIGVFCGYKPPPNMKSSGNSMYVKFVSDTSVQKAGFSAVFMKEVDECETQNHGCEHECINTLGGYECSCHIGYELHSDKKHCEDACGGVIEYPNGTITSPSFPEMYPVLKECIWEIVAPPTHKISLNFTHFDLEGTAHQQSDCGYDSVTIYSKLTENRLKRIGTFCGSAIPPTATSDGNALRVEFHSDKSIQRSGFAAVFFTDVDECAVNNGGCQHECRNTIGSYICLCHNGYSLHENGHDCKEGECKYEISAPFGRIYSPNYPDSYPPNADCVWHFITTPGHRIKLIFNEFNVEMHQECTYDNVAIYDGESESSSVLGRFCGDKIPFPISSSTNQMYMVLKTDKNKQLNGFTAMHSTSCGGFLRASYQVQQFYSHATFGHLMYDDDMDCEWTIEAPPNRNVQLIFLTFDIESSENCTYDYVQVVSNMEDTSGPMYGQYCGNLLPADIISMTNSLLVRFKTDASVPMKGFSASYVSVDPFDVTDVDVDNSYSSEMVTPFPGSLKSVYIEDTEETDEYSDYSGNQLVLNGQYRGRYSLPHRYYGGTN